The Hippoglossus stenolepis isolate QCI-W04-F060 chromosome 12, HSTE1.2, whole genome shotgun sequence genome segment TCGCCCAGCACGCCGGGCTCGCTGTGCGCGTGGAGGAGTGCTTGTGCTGCGGCAAGGAGCTCGGCCTGGACATCCTGGAGAGGGAGACGGACTTGGCCATCCAGTGCGAGCCAGAGCGCTGCGGCCTGGAGGCTCTGCAGGAGAGGCAGGACCACCTGGAGGTGAGTGGGAGATGCTGGCACATCGTAGTAATTATGGCGTAAACATTGAAAATGATTCACTGGTACTGATACGATCCAATATTCCATTCAACTGACTCTGGATAATGAAAAAGGGGGAAGCTCCCCCTTCTCTTTCTCGCACTCGCTCCCCGACACATTGTTCCacagtctgtttcctgttgtgcCAGATTTTCtcacatcacaaaaaaaaaagggccagCCCACCCCGCTTTGTGctgtgtttaatttgttataTAAACTGCACcatgcaatcacacacacacacaaacacacatcgaGCGTGCAAAAGTTTATTATTCACACAGGATATTTATTTATGCTTGTGTGAGTCACAACtcaacaaaaatgtgtgtgtgtgtgtttgtcggtaAATGtggtggggggtgtgtgtgtccaggggTCACAAGGTTGGAGATGTGAGGTTGGGGATGGTAAAGTTGTGTGTGAGTCATTTTTTGGGCAGTGTTAtgtttatcacacacacacacacacacacacacacacacacacacacacacacacacacacacacacacacacacacacacacacacacacacacacacacacacacacacacacacacacacacacacacacacacacactcacatgcagcTGTCTGGACTTGATACTATTGAAGAGCAGAAATGACCTAATCTCCCTCCACTGAAATAACTGTGCCGTCAGCAGACAGGCATTCACAGCTCAGTGTTCTGGAGACTTACTGTATCTGAGAAATGTTATGAAGTATAACTCCCAGAGAACCCTCTGTGCTATTAATTACCGACTCgtcaaaaacaagaaaaaagtggaaaaagattGCAAGCTTGCTACAGCGTGGCAGCCCACATGTAGACCATATGCTGAATAATATGCATAACGCTATGGGGATGAGGTCATAGCCATGCAGAGATACAATTGGTACAGGCTGTCTGAGCGATACCAGGTTTGATGGGAGATGATAGATCTTCACTTTGATTTTCCACAGATTGACTATGAAGTcatgagggaggaggtgaaggagatggagaaccTGGCCTCGCGGTTGGAGGAGCTGTGTCCAGAGAGAGTGCACGTACTCGGGGCAAAGATCCAGGCCACGATGCAGGCCTGGGCCGAGCTGGGAAGGAGCGTCGCGGAGAACAAATCACGGCTGCAGGAGTTTGTGCAGCTCCAGGACTTCTTCAGGAGCTACCTCGCCATGATGTAAGCAGGGCGTGGGGATCGTGTGACCCCCTCTCCGGGCCAGAATGTCTTTCGTAATCCATTACAATATCCTTTCAAGAGAAGAACAGGATGTTCTCCTTGTCAAGCGCATGGTCCCCTGGtgaaatgtataatttaagATGTGCTGAGGAGGTCAGTGCTAGTTTCCCGGGCTGAGTGTGACAAGGCGATGAATATCTGTCCTGTTGGGGAGTCTGGTCATTCTcatgttttgtgaatgtgtggcTTTTCTCACGGCCCTGTTCCTCGTCTCCTACCCCCACCCCCGCTCCTCTTTGATAGCTCATGGACAGAAGACACCAGGTCGTGCATTTTCTCAGACACCGCCTTGCATCCTGGGAAGGACGGGCAGAGGCCGCTGGCTGCAGAGCTGGACTTGCAGATTGAGCTGAAGTTTGAGGAGTTTGATGAGCTGGCGGCCGCAGGGAAGAACCTTTTAGACAAAGAACACCACCTCACACAGATGGTGAGCAGGGCTGCACACTAACACTCTGATCCTTATATATGTTGTTGGATTCATTTAGCTGCTGTTACAAACACTGAGTTCTGTCTTGCAGGTGAGGGAGCGGTTGGAGGAACTGAGGAGTATGCTCGGGTGGATCTTGGTGCACTGGAGGGCTCAGAAACAGCAGTGGCTTCACAAGAAGAGCAGACAGGAGCTTTCACAAGACAACATTTATTCTGAGGCTACAATGTGCTCCACATTATCAGAGGTAAATGAGCAGGGAGACTGTCCCTACGATAGGGACAGTCCTGAATACTTGGCAAAGGAATTATTCCCTTAAAAAAGTAGGTGGAGGGGGTAGAGCAGATCGTCCAATAACCAGAAGGTTGggggttcgatccccagctcttCCAGCCTGCTTGGCgaagtgatgtgtgatagaaaaagttcAGCATAATGTAGCACTGAACGAATGTGTTTGAATGGCTTTGAGTTGTTAATAAGAATATAAAAGCTCTACATAAATAGAGTCtgttaaaaattataaaatgtaccctttgtttaaagttttatatttcacaGAGAAAGGGGATTGTACCATCTCAGCTAATGTATGGAGGcttgaagtgtttttgtttcttttatttcaatatatataacTTACATATAACTTACATAATAAATCCTGATGTGGTGCTGATGATTTGGGTTCTGTGCAGCCCGTAAATCCTCACAGATCAGGACATCCACAAAAACTCTATAACTAATAAACCACGAAATTATtctaaataattataatttttttttaaatcatcgtAACAAATCACAAAACCTCAAGAAGAACTGACAGATCGATTGACTCAGTGGTGTATCTAGGACAGTCAGGTATCTGCTGGGGCCAATGCCCCCCTTGCCCcatccctggatctgcccctggaTGGACTGTGGCTGAGGAGTGGTGGAAACAATGCCAGTGCCACAACATATGTTTCCTGCTACAGGATATAAGTTTGTGGTACagattttttaatgatttaccaacatgaatatttgtttaCTCCTTATCTCCATAGCTTCCCAAACAGATTTCAGCTCCTGAGCTACAAGTCTACGAGTCCCATCAGTCCTCGCTCGTTACCTCCGAAGACGACAAGTCAAACGTGTCAGGAGACAGCCGACCCTCGTCCCTTCCACCCAGACAAACTgagcaacaggaggaggagcagttgGAGGATGGTTATGAGGTCATGAACAGTATTGGACCACGGGGAGGTGAGGCCTCCCTCTCAGAGTCTCCCAAACCCTCTATCGTGGTCCTCAAAGAGCCCAGCAGCCCTGCTCTCGGGGGCACGGTCAACCTCATCCTCAGCTTTGGTAACACAGGGGAAAGCCAGGTTCAGGTGCTGGAGCCACCTGCTGGgacggaggaggtggaggaggacacgtCTGAGCCTGTGCACAGGGTGAGAAACACTAAATATTATTATAGAATATCAGTATTACTGTCTACACACATTTCCTCTCATAAAATCACTGAAACAGATGATACATGTTGCTGCTCCCGAAGAACCGTGCAGCAACATTCACTGTCTGTAATGACATGCATGGGATTTCCCTCTGCCACTCaatcccctctctcctctttggcCTTCACATCTTCctttttccccattttctccCTCAGCCCACTCTGCCTCACTCCTCTTCCTGTAAAAACTTTTGGAGGCGCTGCCAGGGGCTTTTGGAAAATACTTTGGGTAGCTTAAAGCGAAAGAGAAAGATTTATCGGCAGAGTGCAAACGAGGTAAATTGCGCGGTGTGAACTGGAGTTGCATGCTGCGTCTCGAAGTGTGGGCATGCTGTGCTGTGTGCAGGTGTTTTCCTGGGGGTAGCATGCTCTTACTAACCCGTGTTAGGGGGTACAGCTGCTCTTAATacagcagcccccccccatGAGAGTAAAAGGAAACAGGTCATGCTAGAGTGGTATCACGATCTGGGGCTGGAATATATAcagtgagaaaaaacaacaaaccattTTACTGTCAAAACTCAAAATATGCCATCTAACTGCAGGACAAAGATGCAATTCAAAAACCTAATAGAGTAATTTTTTTATGAAGCATGTTATGTTGTGATATTTAATGGGATGTTTAAGGAGAGGTGCTACTTTTACAGTCCATttgtacaaatataaacatgataATTAGAATGCacagatagattgatagattgatagattgatagacagacagacagacagacagacagacagacagacagacaagacagacaGGCTCCAGAAAATCATCCACAGTTGCTACgctcaaaaataaattaatatattaaaaatattcttAGCAGTATTGAAGTATTTGAATCATAAGGAAGTATTCAGAAGTATATGTTTTAGACTCTTTAAACTGTTTATATTTTGGATTTCCTGGACTGAATGTGAGTCTGTCAGTCGTCATTTTGCTGTTTCAGTTCGTCTTGTGTAAACTCAGATGAACGCTTGAATTCCCAACAGAAAATCAGACAGTGaatcagtgtgtttacagtccAACTTTCCTCTACCGTTAAAACTTTTCTTTGGACGTCACTTTGTTAAATGAGGCAGGATTTAAAGCTGGAAAGCAGCGACGACAGAGACAGAATGAGGGTGAAGAGTAAGACAGTgtgcgcgcacacgcacacacacacacacacacacacacacacacacacacacacacacacacacacacacacacacacacacacacacacacacacacacagtcgtctCCCTGCTGCTAACGTTGACAGAAGCTCTCTCATCTCCTTGAGTCATTTCACCACAAGTCTGATGTAAACCTGGACTTGTTTGGCTCGCTCTGGCTGTGCCACCATTGTGTTTAATACGTGACCTCACCCTCGCATCCTGGGAAACGTGTGGTCCAAAATGGCTCCCAGTAGGAGTGCGCCAAACACAGGCGGGGTCGTTATACAGAGAACTGGTGCTGAACTTTCAAGAAAGGCCCCCAGACTGCACACAGTGATTTATGGTCTGGGGCTTCCACAGAAACAAGAGATTAGTCACAGAGTTGAAAGGTCAAGCCATTACATCTGGCTATGACGGCATGTGTAGCcacatgtgattttgtttaagTGCTCAAGTGTGCGATTGCAATCATGTccgtgttttttgtgtgtttttattgtctttcctgtttttttacacatataaaTTGCTGTATGAAGCTTGTTCATTCCTGAATCTATTGTTTTCttagatgtgtgtgtagagaaAGTGTAGAGAAACAGattctgatgtttgtttcttttaaagagCTGTTTGCCTTCGTCCGTTTTTCTCTAATGTCTTAATTTGTCTGTAACCCATTAAAAACCTCTTGTTCTCAAGGCTCACTGAGGTCAAACATTGACTATAATGCAATTACAGGTGGAAATGAGAGCTTGTGCACATGCCTAAtatattttcctctctttttataGGTAAGTACCTACTTGCATGTCAAGGATAACAACTTGGCTGCGGCCCCTGTGTATGAGAGTATCACCTTGCCCCGCCAAAAGAGCCGCTCCGCAGCCTCAGCCTCCCCAACTTTCCTgccatcctcatcctcctcactgcCTTCCTCGGCATCCGCACCTCAGACAACCAACGTGACCTTCCGCCCTTCGACGGGGAGCGGCAGCGGCTTCCTCTTCAGCAGCCTCAAGAGAATGGGCAAGAAGAGAAAGCGGAAGAGAGACGCTCGCAGACACACCATCCAGAAAATCATGGGAGTGGAGGCGCAAACGGACGAGGTGGCTCATTACGGGTGCGATACCATGacatatgacacacacacgtggccGCTGAAggaaagcaggaggaagaggagttccCCAAAGAGCCCAGCCGGTGGATATGGAGTAGAAGCTATAGACTATATGAAGAATCCTCTGTTGAAGGACATTGATACAGAGTGTTCGGGCGAATACAGCACCATTCCATATGTCGTATCAGAGGGGCCAGACCCGCTACCCTCCACAAGTCAGGTGAGGAGCCACTGCAGATTCCTCTCTTTGGGCTCTGTGCTGAGCTTTGACCTGCCCAAGGACATGACTCTTATTCCCAGCATCCAGGACATCATTACAATTGCACCCCCTGAGTCCAAAAAAGGAGCAGGGACTGATCCGGACCCCCACTCTCAGAGACACTCAGCCCTGAGCTCCTTCAAACAGACTCGTCCCACTGCTGCCATCACACACGGCTCCTCAGAGGTCAGCATTTCTGAAACACAGACTCCGACCCCTGTAGTGAAAGCTCCGTCTGATGCGGAGAAGAGATCccaacccccacctcctctgtcCCTGCGAGAAGATGAGGTTCAAACCAAACCATGCAAAATCCAGTGCTGTCTGCGGAAGGCTGCAGAGCAGGATGGGGACAGGGATGGGACCAGTCAGCCCTCCGATCTCCCTATTTATGTGAACCAAGCCAAAAGTacagctgcacagaaacatgAGTGCCTCAGTGTCCACACGCTCATTCGAGACCTGAATGGACACCAGTACCACAAATGTGCAAGACCCCATAGTGTGCGTGAAGTGAGCCCAGGGCTCCAGTGCCTGAGCCAAGCTTCTCACATGGTGGTGAATCTAAAGTCAACAGTGAGCGTGAGCGTTCATCAGGACTCGGTAGACTCTGGGATCTCCACGCCCCCCAGCAGCATCAAGGTTTGCGCTGATGCACTATGTCCAGATGTCCCACAGCCTAAGGTAGTGGTGGGGAGGCTCGTGTCCCTGCAGGTGGGAGGAATAGACTGTTCTAAAACAAGacagaacaacacaacaccCTTAGGTCCATCTGCAGAGCAGCAAACAGAGCCTGTCCACCTGGACCACCAgcagtttgaggaggaggaagaggagctggaggacatcTGGAATCAGACGACTAACTACAGACAGAGCATCTGCTCAGATATCATGTACCAGCCCAGCCAGGACGACTCCATACCCTCAGACAAACCCGACGTTCCTCATTCTCGCTTGCCTTCACCCAAGACCCCGGATGTGCTCTACAGGAACCTGGTCACCGCCTCTGCGCCCAACCTCCTTGTGGCCGAGTTCAAGCTGCCGTCCCACATTCAGAGCCTGCTGGGCTACGACAAGGAGCACAGGGCCAAAGTTCGCCTCCCTCCACTGGCTTCAGGAGACAGGAGGTCCTGGGCGGCGTTTCCGAACAGGGAACCAGCCAGCAAGACCATGTCAGTGACAGTGAACGAGACGGCGTCCGATCCCATGAAGCTGCCAGACGTGGGCGACAATCAGAGATACATTTATCAATacagagaggatgaggaggagaaggaggaagaggaggtggaggaggcaaAGGTGAGGAAGGAGGCGGATGAGAACACAGGTGGTTCGAAGGTGAGGTCAGAATCAGATATACAGAGATGTCTCTGTAAGACTTTTCCTATTAAAGGGTCAACTCACCCAAATTACaaataatgatgtttttcacTCATTTATGCCTCCTAGACGTACAAAAATAGATATGCTTGTTTTCAAACGACCAGCAATACCCACATACTTCTGTGTGTCCTTTACCTTGACATGGTTGCTAAGCAATATattcactagagggcagcataGAGTTGAGAGTttgtgacaacaacaaacacatacagtggAGGAAGTTGTGAAAATGTACCTCTTAAGAAAGCATAATTGAGCCTTTACTTGTGCGTAGCCCTGCAGATGAATTAAGTTTTATTTGCACAGGTTTTGAGAAAAGAGTCTTTGAGATTTCTGCTTCGGTGGAAAATGTACCTGGTGGTGCTTtaagccttttttttaaaaaaactgtaaCAAAAAAGCCATGATAAATAAACCCCCAAATATCTCCACATGTAGATACCACTCCTGGTTCGTGAaactattatatattttatgtaaattgggTTgaataaaccttttaaaaaacacactccTCTCATGTACTGCAAGTTAAATCATATTAATCACAGATACAAATTCCCAATATTAATAAGAATACCAATATATATTTGTGCAATAAATTAGCTGTAAACATGTAGTTGGGGTCTGCAGCCATTGTCATGTTGCTGTGTTGATATCAGCTATactaaataatattttcatcaTGAGTCATGACTGTAGAATCGTCTCTTTCTGAACAGGACCAGTCAATGAGTCTGCTGTCGGTCCACATGGATTTAGACGGGGCCTGTCAGCCCAGAAAATCCTCTCAAAGCCTCGAGGACATGGAGAAGCAGGAACAACTGATGGCCACGGGAGGGCGCTGTTTCACTCTGGTGAGACTTTGATGCAACGTGGGGGGGCTCTTTGTGTCTAAAATATTTTTGCCTGAGTGAATTAACCACAGTGTTCGTCCAAATAGAGCGGGAAGCCGGACCTGCAGTCGATGGAGGGAACGCTGGAGAGGAAGCACAAGCTGCAGCTGGGAGGAAAGAAAGTAAGAGAGTCTCCTGTTAGTGTCCAAACCAGCAGCATGGTCAGCAAATGTTAAAGCCCACAGtcagcaacacacagacactcacacacacacacacgctcttaTCTTATTTTCACAGGCAGCCTCCAGAGGTTGGAGCTCCTACCACGCCGTCTTACATCGACACACCTTGTGTTTCTACCAGGATAGAAAGGATATACTGAGGGTAAGCAGaaaaaaatatcagcagagagagtgagagcccgggagaagtgatgaataattaaagtgGCTGGTATGAAGTCAGTGCTGATCAGTCTGTGTTGCAGAGTTCTGCATGTGGCCTCCCGCTGAACCTCCTGGGAGCCGAGTGTTCACCTGCGCCCGAGTACACCAAGAAACCCAACTGCTTCAGACTACAGTACGACACCCACTAGAAATGACTGTGATGATATTTCACATGAGACAAACTTCCTGTTTGACCGTTCGTCTCTCTGACCTTCAGGCTCCGTGACGGGTCTGAATATCTGCTCAATGCCCCCTCACGCTTCATGATGAAGAAGTGGATGATGAAAATACAGGCAAACACCGGTAATCATCATTATTTCAAAGCTTAGTCATGCCAATACTAAGTTTATATTACACTGGTGTGattcatttgtatgtttttgtttcaaaagGTCAGAGTGAGTCTGTGTCTGCAATATCAAGTGTCCCTGTCGATCAAGGCCTCCCCATTTCCTTGTAAGATACAGTGGTTGAATTACTTCTCTTCAATTATTGATTTCCACATTCAATCATCTTTACAATAACGGTTTATATGTAATAATTACAAAATGATAAAATCTCTCTCCGCTCAGAAATCCCTCGCTCTGCTCCGGCTGTCACGGCCTGGCCAAATGCCACTGCTCCTCCCGTCATGATGTCACCTCCACGTTCCCCAGGCGCAAGCCACCGGGCGCCGCCCAAACCAAAGAGATCGTAGTCCTCACCAGAGAGTTCAGTCAAATGCCACAGAGTCCTTTAAGGAGTCTGGACGAGCACCCGACTAGCTCATCGTCACACggaggctgctgtggtgagtCAGGAGGCGTCTGTGTGCAACAATAGCTACAGCATATTACATCTACTCCACATTTACTGGAAGGATTTCAAGCAGCAACCCCCATCGCTGGCGACTCAACAGCCCCACTGGACCACTCATGTTTGAGGATGCACTCCTCGATGCTAATTATTGATTTGTATTCACACGAGATGTGTAATGGTTTCATCAACCAAGCTTCTTTGTCTTTGAGGCTACTGTTGAGGTCAAAAAGGAAATCatgatttcattttacattCTTGTCTGTTAGGGTGGAACAGTGATGTTAGCACTgccgcctcacagcaagaaggttccagGTTCGAATCCCGGTTTGTCGGGGGGTCTTTGTATGTGGAGTTTGCTTgttctcccctgtgtgtgtgggttttctccaggtactctggCAACCTCGCAGAGTCttaagacatgcagattggggttaggttaattgtgaatggttgtttgtttctatttgttGACCCTGAGATACCCTGGTGACCGACCAGGGGCCAGCCCACCTCTCGCCAGTTGGGATTTGCTTCAGCTCCCCCCGCAACCCTTAAGtgataagcggtatagataatggatggattgatgtTGTGTCTTGGGATAATATATGTTgggatttggcgctatacaaatgaaactgaattgaattgctCCAACTAGCAGAGAAAATAGTGAATGGCAGTTGCAGGTGCCGTGTGTACCACTAGGGGGAGCTAGGACATTGTCTATCTGACACAAAGAGCACACAGAGACATGGCTGTCACTACAGTAACTGTCTGTCGTTGTGTACGTTTAATATTTGTGTCGCTCtccagatgatgatgaaggcAGAGCGAAGCAGACGGTGACTCACAGACTGTCTGCAGCCTCCGGCagtctcacctcctcctcccctcactccCCCGTGTTCAGCGGCCAGGACTGGCTCAGCAACAAGCGCCGCTCCCACTCCTTCACATCAGGTTTCCACTTATTAACCTAAATGATCTGTAATGTGCCTGTGAATCCTAAacacctggtttgtttttgtcttctaatgttgtgtttgtcatgtttttccaCCTCAGCCACCTACCAGAGGATCAGGCCCCTGCTGCACCCAGCTGGAGGCCTGGAGAGAGGCTCCAACTACTGTGTGACCCTGGTGGTTGGAGACAAGTCGTCAGACAGCACGTCCACATGCAGGAGCTCTGAGTCTTCGGTGCCGGCCGCGGCTGAGTGGCAGCAGGACGCCGGTCAGGACTCTGCTCTGACGAGCTACGCCAGCCTGCCGCGGCCACGCAACAAGTCCGTCTTCAAGAAGTTCTTTGGGAAAAGGGACCtctgagtttttcttttaaatgatgattttaCAAATAAGAATACATTCTAATGTGCAGTGCACATACTGAATTATGGAAAGAAGACGCTACTACTGACTGTATTTATGATTGGAGGAGCTATACCATGGTTTTAttattgatgtgttttatatagATCACTAATGGGCGGACATGTCcttttaatgggttctttttttatttatatggctcttttttaattttgttctgcagttgaaaGTGACAGTATTGTGTGATTGTGACATGCATAGATATAGATTAgttaacagaaaaatacattttcccacCAGTCTTAATATTTGGATTTTTTGTGGATTGTGGTGTTATTGTTAAACCTCCTTACTCAGCAGATAATATGTTTAGAAAGCAGGGATATCATCATGACTAAGTTATGGCTGAGTATTAACAATATAttaacatcaacaaaatatatatatataccagaTCATGACAGACCCCACCCCCTCacgtgtacatgtgtgtttcactgaaacatttttttcctatAATACATATAGCAGTTTGATACTGCTTGAGCTTCTTTGACATTATCACCTTTTAAATACTCATTGTAGCAAAGACTATTCATAATAAAACGTTAAAACCGATGATTTGCTGAGcatattcatttttctttacacTTGTGTTATTCATGGTTTTGTTGTCATGGCTGCAGGCTTTGAAGAGAAAAGGGGATTAGATGAATAGAGAGATTAAAGGACAGGCCAGGCCAAGAACATCTTCACATCATTAgctttatttttgcatgttaaAAACCTGTCCCTGTTCAAAGACATAATTCAAACAAATGCATAATCTACATTGCATATATGCTGAGGACATTATGGCTGCATAATGACTATTATGCATAAAGATCCCGGAAGATGCTACTGTTTAGCATTACAAAAATGTTCAGCCATTCCCTACAGGATGTCTCAGAGACAGATTACGAGACAGAGGGAGGTTGCAAAGAAAGGGACCTTTGTGCAAATTTTAATTATTGCAAGATTTGGTTCACAAACAACTaggaatgaaaatgtattttctctg includes the following:
- the LOC118119347 gene encoding uncharacterized protein LOC118119347 isoform X5 — protein: MSESIVRKVQPFTIGTRLSVPAVPKCQDFTQSYLQSTSLDNCALQHNLNSLYLSRSQVCARDPCLVSPVVVKQVAPVKRDQEEHMAAEDHLNQNVGSPSSSAVSRSIKKITISGKERSESTGPAQQLSVTGSTSENNNNNNNNVTSTSDPHLPRIVGVSCENKPHSQFKVLLKKDGSDEYQPTHGQTRVRLNGEKYVQQISVPESQKKEPQRIESHPHTQNEASAAAASHSDCFTQRNSLFNKEVLQAEAWIRSKLQDLKDGCNIQRCPLQDWEEASQTLQRDLKDFENTLIQLNQMGEQLICKLNPTSDLVKKQLGQLRDQWQTLKLTAANQTRALGGAKNLQEFNKKVDKLEAWIKEKQEEEPSLVNVLGENVDKMQLTRRILDLKQDEQLYRNLHEEINHLALKLEKQGKTDGKNISTRRKHINKMWLKVQSHLKNYHENLQLALEVSSFYQQADNTLFAINNMRKSLSASKEWDGFGDREIRDIASQIMMLDVSVSQLSNLHPALAAGVTQKQSEVKDCWALLHKAFRSDRTTLSPTGSTFTREDADPLTLALEPQGNVGMETQRIMGKEVKEEQNRLKGCVSTVECENGRRALCSQSQEQPSVNHTSPPVGDSPACANDVIVRHQLKAESRKPGTEPKLAAAPPGHPQLHMQLQKFTISADKTLSWLKDNVSMATQVCSIASIEGLEAARRYQRTLEQDILTNRARIEVVKREGRGLVRAQHPGSARIEEFLGQLDVLWEELRRRHQRNAVFLQASEELGFRVVKVLQALGSLEAWLESVELSMKESALAGDPETMSVAERESCLLEKEVAARSMELGALRQEVDRLHGHSHPLTQWLPARMDEVERKYHRVQSALTQQSSELQDTRMLTEFLERVELEESQDGCRYSLGQPLHGEISSAPSLLGLQSSGGGGGEPLLETMGDPVEELREAVEMLNDTVRERGRSQSHDQAIQDLLSKHAGLAVRVEECLCCGKELGLDILERETDLAIQCEPERCGLEALQERQDHLEIDYEVMREEVKEMENLASRLEELCPERVHVLGAKIQATMQAWAELGRSVAENKSRLQEFVQLQDFFRSYLAMISWTEDTRSCIFSDTALHPGKDGQRPLAAELDLQIELKFEEFDELAAAGKNLLDKEHHLTQMVRERLEELRSMLGWILVHWRAQKQQWLHKKSRQELSQDNIYSEATMCSTLSELPKQISAPELQVYESHQSSLVTSEDDKSNVSGDSRPSSLPPRQTEQQEEEQLEDGYEVMNSIGPRGGEASLSESPKPSIVVLKEPSSPALGGTVNLILSFGNTGESQVQVLEPPAGTEEVEEDTSEPVHRVSTYLHVKDNNLAAAPVYESITLPRQKSRSAASASPTFLPSSSSSLPSSASAPQTTNVTFRPSTGSGSGFLFSSLKRMGKKRKRKRDARRHTIQKIMGVEAQTDEVAHYGCDTMTYDTHTWPLKESRRKRSSPKSPAGGYGVEAIDYMKNPLLKDIDTECSGEYSTIPYVVSEGPDPLPSTSQVRSHCRFLSLGSVLSFDLPKDMTLIPSIQDIITIAPPESKKGAGTDPDPHSQRHSALSSFKQTRPTAAITHGSSEVSISETQTPTPVVKAPSDAEKRSQPPPPLSLREDEVQTKPCKIQCCLRKAAEQDGDRDGTSQPSDLPIYVNQAKSTAAQKHECLSVHTLIRDLNGHQYHKCARPHSVREVSPGLQCLSQASHMVVNLKSTVSVSVHQDSVDSGISTPPSSIKVCADALCPDVPQPKVVVGRLVSLQVGGIDCSKTRQNNTTPLGPSAEQQTEPVHLDHQQFEEEEEELEDIWNQTTNYRQSICSDIMYQPSQDDSIPSDKPDVPHSRLPSPKTPDVLYRNLVTASAPNLLVAEFKLPSHIQSLLGYDKEHRAKVRLPPLASGDRRSWAAFPNREPASKTMSVTVNETASDPMKLPDVGDNQRYIYQYREDEEEKEEEEVEEAKVRKEADENTGGSKDQSMSLLSVHMDLDGACQPRKSSQSLEDMEKQEQLMATGGRCFTLSGKPDLQSMEGTLERKHKLQLGGKKAASRGWSSYHAVLHRHTLCFYQDRKDILRSSACGLPLNLLGAECSPAPEYTKKPNCFRLQLRDGSEYLLNAPSRFMMKKWMMKIQANTGQSESVSAISSVPVDQGLPISLNPSLCSGCHGLAKCHCSSRHDVTSTFPRRKPPGAAQTKEIVVLTREFSQMPQSPLRSLDEHPTSSSSHGGCCDDDEGRAKQTVTHRLSAASGSLTSSSPHSPVFSGQDWLSNKRRSHSFTSATYQRIRPLLHPAGGLERGSNYCVTLVVGDKSSDSTSTCRSSESSVPAAAEWQQDAGQDSALTSYASLPRPRNKSVFKKFFGKRDL